GGGGACGACGACTGGCGCCACCGTCCTCACGATTACCATGATGCCGGCACCCGATATCCGGAGCGCGACAGACGGCGCGGCGGCGTCGAATTCCGGTACCGCGACGAGGACGATGTGCGCGCCGCCTTCGGCAGCTTCGGCTATCCCGGCGAGGAAGGCATGCGCGATGCGCGGATGCGCGGCGGGTTCGGCGGCGAGGGCTACCAGAACTACGGCGACGAGTATGCGGGTCGCGGCTCCGCCGGGCGCGGCTATCGTCCGAAGCGCTACGGCGCCTCCACCATCACGGGCGAGCGCGCACGTCCCGGCGACGACAGCAGCGATGAGGACCGCCGCATGCAGGATCGCGAGCGCGCCTGGAGCCTCGTGAACGAGCGGCGCGACCACAGCAATTACGGCGTCGGCCCCGGCAACACGCGCTTCGACAACGACGCCACCGCGAGCCGGGGCGAAGTGCGCCGCGAGGACCATCGCGGGCGCGGACCCCGCAACTACCAGCGCTCGGATGACCGCATCCGCGAGGACGTGAACGAGCGCCTCAGCGACGATGCGCGCCTCGATGCATCGGAAATCGAGGTCACGGTGCAGAACCGGGAGGTCACCCTTACCGGCACCGTGCGGGACCGGAACGAGAAGCGCTGGGCCGAGGACATCGCCGAATCCGTCTCGGGCGTCACGCATGTGCAGAACAACCTGCGCGCCGGCCAGCGGCAGGGCGAGCACAGGACGGGCACGGAATCAGGCGATGCCGCCGCGATGAGCCACAATCCCGGCAGCGGCACGGCGGGAACGACGGCCGGCACGGCTCCGGGCGGACGCAAGAGCGGGCGCCAGCGGCAGACGACGTGACCCCAGGCATGAAAAAGGCGGCGCCTCCCTTGGGGAGGCGCCGCCTTCGCTTGTACTAATCAATGTTATGCCACGGTGCGTGCGACCACGTGATGGCCGTCGAGGGTGGCATGCGCATCGGGCTCCGCGACGGCCTCGGCGGCCCGTCTGCGGTCTGGCGTGATCGCCTCCATGGCGAGCGCTCTCAAGGCATCGTCGAGCGTCATGGTCTGCTGATTGGGGCTGCCGAGCCGGCGGATCGACACCGTGCGCTCGGCGGCCTCCTTCTTGCCGACCACGAGAAGCACCGGCACCTTCACCAGCGAGTGCTCGCGGACCTTGTAGTTGATCTTCTCGTTACGAAGATCGGGCTCGACCCGCAGGCCCATGGCCTCCGCCGCCCGCACCACTTCCATGGCGTATTCGTCGCCCTCGGACGTGATGGTGGCGACGACCGCCTGCACGGGCGCGAGCCAGAGCGGGAAGTGACCGGCGAAGTGCTCGATCAGGATGCCGGTAAAGCGCTCCATCGAACCGCAGATCGCGCGATGCACCATGACGGGCGTCTTCTTCTGGCCGTCCGCGTCGACATAAAACGCGCCGAACCGCTCCGGCAGGTTGAAGTCGACCTGCGTGGTGCCGCATTGCCAGTCGCGGCCGATGGCGTCGCGCAGGACATACTCGAATTTGGGTCCGTAGAAGGCGCCTTCGCCCGGGTTGATCGCGGTCTTGATGCGTCCGCCCGACTGCTCCTCGATCTGCTTCAGAACGCGGGTCATCACCTCCTCGGCGTGGTCCCACATCTCGTCCGTGCCGACACGCTTCTCAGGACGTGTCGAGAGCTTCACGACGATCTCGTCGAAGCCGAAATCGGCATAGGTCGAGAGAATCAGGTCGTTGATCTTCAGGCACTCGGCGGCGAGCTGATCCTCCGTGCAGAAGATATGCGCATCGTCCTGCGTGAAGCCGCGCACCCGCATGAGGCCGTGGAGCGCGCCCGACGGCTCGTAGCGGTGCACGTTGCCGAACTCGGCGAGGCGCAGCGGCAGGTCGCGGTAGGACTTCAGTCCATGCTTGAAGATCTGCACGTGGCCCGGGCAGTTCATGGGCTTGATCGCGAAGACCCGGTCGTCCTCGGTCTGCGTGGCGAACATGTTCTCGCGATACCAG
This window of the Microvirga sp. TS319 genome carries:
- a CDS encoding CBS domain-containing protein; its protein translation is MRISDIMTRNVRVVSPDRTVQEAARLMDEMNVGVLPVCDGRRLRGMITDRDITVRATAAGLPPDTTRVRDVMSDNVWWCFDDDDVGHIVQLMSEHQIRRLPVVDHDKHLVGIVALGDLATDSEGDASRALNRISTPSEPDRTGTPTSARADQTRQGGQARLSSDERRELDQRLRHGDDDWRHRPHDYHDAGTRYPERDRRRGGVEFRYRDEDDVRAAFGSFGYPGEEGMRDARMRGGFGGEGYQNYGDEYAGRGSAGRGYRPKRYGASTITGERARPGDDSSDEDRRMQDRERAWSLVNERRDHSNYGVGPGNTRFDNDATASRGEVRREDHRGRGPRNYQRSDDRIREDVNERLSDDARLDASEIEVTVQNREVTLTGTVRDRNEKRWAEDIAESVSGVTHVQNNLRAGQRQGEHRTGTESGDAAAMSHNPGSGTAGTTAGTAPGGRKSGRQRQTT
- the thrS gene encoding threonine--tRNA ligase — its product is MITLTFPDGAQRQYAPGTTGREIVEGIAKSLAKRTVAMALDGTVTDLADPIAKDARIEFLNREDPRSLELIRHDCAHVLAEAVQELFPGTQVTIGPVIENGFYYDFARNEPFTPEDFPAIEAKMREIIARDKPFTKEVWSRDKAKQVFKEKGEAYKVELVDAIPEGQDLKIYFQGDWFDLCRGPHMTSTGKIGNAFKLMKVAGAYWRGDSKNAMLTRIYATAWVNQEDLDNYIRQLEEAEKRDHRRLGREMDLFHFQEEGPGVVFWHPKGWTVFQELISYMRRRLKGEYKEVNAPQILDKALWETSGHWGWYRENMFATQTEDDRVFAIKPMNCPGHVQIFKHGLKSYRDLPLRLAEFGNVHRYEPSGALHGLMRVRGFTQDDAHIFCTEDQLAAECLKINDLILSTYADFGFDEIVVKLSTRPEKRVGTDEMWDHAEEVMTRVLKQIEEQSGGRIKTAINPGEGAFYGPKFEYVLRDAIGRDWQCGTTQVDFNLPERFGAFYVDADGQKKTPVMVHRAICGSMERFTGILIEHFAGHFPLWLAPVQAVVATITSEGDEYAMEVVRAAEAMGLRVEPDLRNEKINYKVREHSLVKVPVLLVVGKKEAAERTVSIRRLGSPNQQTMTLDDALRALAMEAITPDRRRAAEAVAEPDAHATLDGHHVVARTVA